In Nocardioides sp. zg-1228, a single window of DNA contains:
- a CDS encoding DUF6167 family protein produces MGRPLWFVAGAGVGVYAAARARRVADSLTADGVRDRVRGWQAGARLFAEEVQQGRAERETELREQLGLRPLGTGHPPELTTSTTETKDH; encoded by the coding sequence ATGGGTCGCCCACTCTGGTTCGTCGCCGGAGCGGGGGTCGGGGTCTACGCCGCTGCCCGCGCCCGCCGCGTCGCCGACTCACTCACCGCCGACGGCGTACGCGACCGCGTACGCGGGTGGCAGGCCGGCGCCCGGCTCTTCGCCGAGGAGGTCCAGCAGGGCCGTGCCGAGCGCGAGACCGAGCTGCGCGAGCAGCTCGGGCTGCGGCCCCTGGGGACCGGGCATCCTCCCGAGCTGACCACGAGCACCACCGAGACGAAGGACCACTGA
- a CDS encoding replication-associated recombination protein A, giving the protein MPSAGSLGANTHASAPLAVRMRPRTIDELVGQQQLRAAGSPLRRLIEGDQSMSLLLWGPPGTGKTTIAAIVSQQTRRRFVEVSAVAAGVKEVRAAIDGARAELARGGQETVLFVDEVHRFTKAQQDALLPGVENRWVTLIAATTENPFFSVISPLLSRSLLLRLQSLTDEDVAEVIDQALVDERGLAGSTVLEDDARDHLVRLAGGDARRALTYLEAAAGAASSNGVATIDLATAETAVDQAAVRYDRQGDQHYDVISAFIKSIRGSDPDAALHYLARMIEAGEDPRFIARRLVVHASEDVGLADPTALQAAVAAAQAVQLIGMPEARINLAQATIHLAVAPKSNAVITAIDAALSDVRAGKIGQVPSHLRDAHYGGATDLGHGKGYAYPHDKPFGVAEQQYLPDVLADASYYRPTSLGAEAGVKERWERVRRIVRGG; this is encoded by the coding sequence GTGCCCAGCGCCGGCTCGCTGGGCGCCAACACGCACGCGTCCGCGCCCCTGGCCGTGCGCATGCGGCCGCGCACGATCGACGAGCTCGTCGGCCAGCAGCAGCTGCGGGCGGCCGGCTCTCCGCTTCGCCGGCTGATCGAGGGCGACCAGTCGATGTCGCTGCTGCTGTGGGGCCCGCCCGGCACCGGCAAGACCACGATCGCGGCGATCGTGAGCCAGCAGACCCGACGCCGGTTCGTGGAGGTCTCGGCGGTCGCCGCCGGGGTGAAGGAGGTGCGCGCCGCCATCGACGGCGCCCGGGCCGAGCTGGCCAGGGGCGGTCAGGAGACCGTCCTGTTCGTCGACGAGGTGCACCGTTTCACCAAGGCTCAGCAGGACGCGCTGCTGCCGGGCGTGGAGAACCGGTGGGTCACCCTGATCGCCGCCACCACGGAGAACCCGTTCTTCTCGGTGATCAGCCCGCTCCTCTCGCGCAGCCTGCTGCTGCGGCTGCAGTCGCTGACCGACGAGGACGTCGCCGAGGTGATCGACCAGGCGCTCGTCGACGAGCGGGGGCTGGCCGGCAGCACGGTCCTCGAGGACGACGCCCGCGACCACCTCGTCCGCCTCGCCGGCGGTGACGCCCGGCGCGCCCTCACCTACCTCGAGGCCGCCGCCGGCGCCGCGAGCAGCAACGGCGTGGCCACGATCGACCTCGCCACCGCCGAGACCGCGGTCGACCAGGCCGCCGTGCGCTACGACCGGCAGGGCGACCAGCACTACGACGTGATCTCCGCCTTCATCAAGTCGATCCGCGGGTCAGACCCCGACGCGGCGCTGCACTACCTCGCCCGGATGATCGAGGCGGGCGAGGACCCGCGCTTCATCGCCCGCCGCCTCGTGGTGCACGCGAGCGAGGACGTCGGGCTGGCCGACCCGACCGCGCTGCAGGCGGCCGTCGCGGCCGCCCAGGCGGTGCAGCTCATCGGGATGCCGGAGGCGAGGATCAACCTCGCCCAGGCCACCATCCACCTCGCCGTCGCCCCCAAGTCCAACGCCGTGATCACCGCGATCGACGCGGCCCTCTCCGACGTACGGGCCGGGAAGATCGGGCAGGTGCCCTCCCACCTGCGCGACGCCCACTACGGCGGCGCCACGGACCTCGGGCACGGCAAGGGCTACGCCTACCCCCACGACAAGCCCTTCGGTGTGGCCGAGCAGCAGTACCTTCCCGACGTCCTCGCCGACGCGAGCTACTACCGTCCGACGTCGCTCGGCGCCGAGGCAGGCGTCAAGGAGCGCTGGGAGCGGGTCCGGCGGATCGTCCGCGGCGGCTGA